TTCTATCTCCCACAGTGGAAATTGTTTGGAAGGATAACTCTTACCATCCTGTGCATTGGTCGCAGCGTACATAACTCCAACATACATAGAGAAAAGCAGCAGACAGCAGAAGAGCAGCCGAGCCGCGGCCGCCATGGCAGCTTCCCTTCCCTTCCCTTCTAAAAACAACAGTTTCAAAACAAATCTGTGATCAATAACACACAGCTACCAAATCTTGAAAACTACATAGTCTACAAACAATCAAACTGTTGGTAATGAAATGCAAGGTTGTTTGGAAAGGCAGTTTGTTTTATTGATCGATGTGTAAACTCGTTTGTTCCGCCTGCCTTGTAAACAAGAAAATCCAGTAGATGACACCCACTCAATTTATTTCAttgcattaaaatttgtttcttttttcgTTTGCGTTTTAAAACTTTTGTGCAAGTGAAGCATCCTTCCGGCAGGGCCTacaagatactccctccgtcccgtgttacttgcacttatttcctttctaggcgtctcaagttatttgcactctttccatttttagtaaaaattatcacctacagccgcaatggTTGACTTTGCtgtacactcattccttaatctccgtgccgaaaagcaaacgtgcgagtagcacgggacggaaaGAGTATTATTTTAGTACTATATGCTCATCAAATGAAATACGCGGTAAAATCACAAAGTTCATTCATATTATGGTCTGTGCCGCaccttttgaaatttgaattacaAATCATGAAGTTAAAAAAAACGCTACTGTCCCAAGACAACTTTTTTTTGGCACACGTGTAAAATTTTGGTAATGTGAatgaaacgacgtcgttttgagTCCAATAAACTCCTTTCTCTAAATATAACACTACTGCTATctaaattactactactccctccgtcccacataatttgacccagttttccattttgggccgtcccacataatttgattcatttcacttttaccatttttggtagtggacctcacattccactaactcattcctactcacatttaattataaaactaatatatacaagtgggacccacattccactaactttttcaactcacttttcattacatttcttaaaatccgtgcccgaTTAAAGTGTCTCAAattatatgggacggagggagtactatttcaAAATTTGCAGAAGAATACAGGTTTGTGCTTGGCCTGCAGTATAAAAACAATGGCCGGCACACAATTGTTTTATATTCactctattttattctattttatttatagtttgTAAACTTTGAATAGTGACTTGTTTTCCCCCGTCTTCTCTACTTGTTTGATTGTTGTCTCTTCCTCTTTTGGTCAAAATATAATCAAGAAAATTTGATAATGGGCTATAATAAATGAAAACAAAAGTGATGGAGTTGTAAATGAATCACCTtgtacttaattaatttatttaagacCACCTACTGTCGATTTGTGTGACTAAATAAGTTATATAAGTATATAAATGAACGATACATGTGACAATTTATATGGTccaagatttaaaaaaatttagaatataCAATTTCACACATAAACCGTCAATCTTAAATCATTGATACTGTATTTTTTATGTAATGAATAATTTGATGTAAAACTTGATCCAGTTACAAGCCCAAGTTGATTAATTCATAAATGGGTGAGTGCCACAGCTAAATTGGGGCTAAAACCTATTATTCATTTACATAACCCAGTAATGCTTTTATTTGGACTTCGACCCGCAATAATTTccagaattttaaaatatttacgAATCATATAAATGAAACAATTTAATACTTCATTAATCCAAAAATCACATAACTACCATTTTGTGTTTGATTGGTTTCTGCTGcacaccctctctctctctacaccggcaaactttctctctctagattccGATCTATTTCACACAAACTCCGAGAATGCCATCGGACCGCGGGGAGCTCTCCTCCGACGAGGTATTCCGCCACCTGTTCATACACTCCGCATGTATGCATATGCTCAATTTAATATGTTAAGGGCTCCAAATTGGCTGATTGATTTCCAAAATGGTGGGAAATGCAACATTTAATAGGAGGCGTGCGTAATTTGTTGTGTTGGTGATGCTATTGATTTTGTGTGAAGGTATTACGGAGGGATATTCCGTGGGAGACGTACATGACGACTAAGCTGATCACGGGGACCGGTCTTCAGCTGCTGCGGCGGTATGATAAGAAGCCGGAGGCGTACAAGGCTCAATTGCTTGATGATGTAATGGTCTTAGGGCTAATTGTGTAGATATTTTTTTCAGAAGTTGTGTGGTAGAATGATTTGCAAGTTGTTCTGTGATTTATTTGTTCGTTAGCATGCGTTTGGAATGAATTGTTTGCTAATAAGTCGTCGGTTGAGGAATTCAAACACACGAACATATTTCATGGGGGAAGGGGGTTGTTGAGCCGAGGCATGATGGGTTTTTTTCTAATGAATATAACAAAGGAAAAATTAAGCTATTCCACAGTTGCCTTTGTTGTTATGAATCTTGAGTAAACTTTTAGGAGTTTGTTCTATGTTCTGGCATGTGGTTTCCATGATTGGCTCTCTGTATTAGCTCTGGTAGTTATGCTTATGACTTATTGAAAGTTCAAATGAACACTCAAGAGGGATGGAGGATCAGTTAATATGTCTGTAAATCTCTGCAATACATAATCGTCTGTGAACAGCACTTTGACGTTTGGAAAAATTGTTGCAGGATGGTCAGTCTTATGTTCGGGTCTTTGTGAGCATTTTACGTGACATATTCAAGGAAGAAACCGTGGAATATGTGTTAGCTCTTATTGATGAAATGCTTTCAGGTGAGGGACAAACTATACATGATTATCAATTGAATTTTGCAATATCAACTGGCTGAGTTTTTCTTTCCTATTCCATGGCAGCAAACTCCAAAAGAGCTAGACTGTTTCACGATGAGTTGCTCTCCAATGTCGATATTTATGAGCCTTTCCTGAGGCAAGGATTCTGATCCTGCTACTTTTGCATAGATAGTCATGAGAATGTCAACTAAGATAGAACCAATAATATGTTGATTTAAGTTCTGCTATGTCTCCTTGTCTTTTATCGTTGCTCTAACAAAGGCtgttatttttaattcataTGACAAAGTGTTTTCACTTGCATGCAAATGAGTTGGATTGTTGACACCGAATGAAACAACATTTAAAGAGGTTCTTTGTGTCATTGTAATGGAtgacaagttctcattcttttGCAGATTACTCTGGAAAGGTAACTGGTTTATACAAGAGAAGAGTTGTAAGATACTTTCTATGATAGTAAGGTATGAATTGACAAACATACCTAACTTCGAATGCAAACTATATTGGCCATTCTCATGCTTaacattttagtattttattagtTCCAGTGAAAGGCCAACAGCGCATGAGACTGCCACCTCTAATGGGGCTTCAAATTCAAAGAAGGAAATTACTACTACAGATGAAGTTTTTAAGGGGCTGATTGAGTGGCTTTCAACTCAGGTATATGCTCGCAAATCTTTGTTTATTAGTCTTAGTATGCCAATGACAAAGGTACTAACATATTTGATGAGACttcttatattatcatttctTTTCCATCGTGTCAATGGAAGCTTTAGCAATGGGAAATAATTTGAACTTGGAGTGGATACTTCATATCTGCTTTTGGACGTTTTGCGTGATAATAAGTGATATATACACACAGTCGTCCTAAAACCAATCTGTTTTATATTAAGGTGAGGTAGTTACACTTCAGATGTGAACATGCAACTGTATACATTTTCAGATGTGAACATGCAACTGTATACATTTTTTAATGACTTGTGTGACTTTTCAAAAGTGATATGCTTGATTACACTACGTGGTCCGATATGAAAGGTAACTTCTGGTATTTAGTAATGCTGCATCATCTTTCGGTGATATAATCTGCTAGTGGAGTAAGTAGCCTTCCATTTTTATAAGATGAATTGACATTGTAAAAGGCAACTTCGCAATGATCTAGGCTACTACTGGGGTATctatttttgaatattttaaagGATAACCTAAAAAAGGTTTGGTGTCAGGTAGACCCATTTCAGTTTAAAGTTTCATGTAGCATAAGAATTTTAGTAAGTTATAGTATTGGGTGTAAATGAGCTATATGTTAATTTAGTTGAATCGAGTACGATGAAAATAAACTGGTGAATATATGAATGAGATATTTCCCGATATAAGGTTTCTCTCAGGCTCTCAGCAATCCTTGTCTTTCTGCATTTACAGCTGAAGAAGCCATCCCATCCTACCCGTAGCGTTCCCACAGCTATTAGTTCACTTTCAGCTCTACTGAAAGAATCTTCTGCACGATCTTTATTTGTTCAAGAAGATGGAGTGAAGTTGCTCATTCCTCTGATTACTCCAGTTTCCAACCAGCAATCCATACAAGTAAAACGATATACTCCAAACCTTGCCTTTTCAGAGTCCTGAATTGCTTGTTAGGCTTTAGATTTTAACGTACATTAAGTAGAGTTTCCAACTTTTGTGATGCATCATTTCTCATAATTGGATTTGAAACAGCTTCTCTACGAAACATGCTTTTGTGTCTGGGTCCTATCTTACTATGAACCTGCAATCGAGTACCTGGCTACTTCTAGGTCCTTGCCACGGTTGATTGAAGTTGTCAAAGGGTCCACAAAAGAAAAGGTGAATTCAGTTGTCTTTTTCCCCCCACAGAAAATTTGTGACTAGCATATGAACTCTTCTATGTCATTACATCAACCATCGGCCTCCATGTTGACAATTGATTTGAATATTTTACCTCTCCCTTATATATTTTTCTGTCTTTCCCTCTGGGCATAACTCTATCGACTTATGGTAGGTTGTCAGGGTAGTTGTCTTGACCCTCATAAATTTGTTGAACAAAGGGACTTTTGGTGCTCAAATGATAGACCTCGAATTACCACAGGTTGTTCTGAATTTGAAAGGCCAAGCATGGAGTGATGAGGTGAGTGATACTGGTTCTCTGTTAAGGATATTTGATTTTCCTTCTCACTTTCTGCTTCTCACTTTTTCTGCAGGATCTAATCGAAGCTCTGAACCAACTGGAACAAGGTTTGAAAGATAACATTAAGAAGCTAAGCTCGTTTGAGAAGTATAAGCAGGAAGTCCTCCTCGGACATCTTGATTGGTCTCCCATGCATAAAGATCCTATTTTCTGGAGGGAGAACATCACTAGCTTCGAAGAACATGATTTCCAGGTTCGAACTCTCTGTCACTTGACGCTTCCTGGACTTCTTGTCCTCTGTTGTTCACCTTTTGCAATGGCCTGCATTAATTTGAGCATAATGATCTCTTATGACGGAAAACTGATATACTTCATACACCCCAATAGGTGCTAAGGGTCCTGATAACAATTTTGGACACATCCAACGATCCTAGGACACTTGCTGTCACCTGCTATGATCTGTCACAGTTCATTCAGTGCCATCCGGCTGGGAGAGTCATTGTCAATGACCTCAAGGCGAAAGGGCGCGTGATGAAACTTATGAACCATGGAAACACAGAAGTCACCAAAAATGCCCTGCTCTGCATCCAGAGGCTATTCCTCGGTGCCAAATATGCAAGCTTCCTGCAGGTTTAGACTTATTTGTTCGTTGAATTCTTTCGAATCTCTCAAGTATGTTTCCACTGCGGATTTGAAAATTTCGTGATATTTTAATCTGTTACTGTTTATATATTTCTTGTTCACGACACAATAAGATGTAGCTTCGCATTTGTATTTCAAATATGTATCAATAATGATCTTCATATAATGTTTAATGCTGTAAGTACTTGGATGGTCGGTTgaaatctctccctctctctctctctctctctctctctctcacacacacacacacacacacatcatcaccatcatcatcTTTGCTGTGCTAATGAAGATAGAGTTGTGAGCTCCAAACTACTATAGTACcactagtattttatttgtatcGAGTGCAAAATCTGagtttaatgtatttttataaattacacATATGAGATTCCTTGTGGCTATTTTCTTTGTTGAGATGGGAGTATATTGAGTTATGTACTGTATATGCTAACTCGATttgacaaattaaaattttggatACTTTTTTAAACGTACGGAATAAACAAGTTAAATAAATTAGCTCATTTAAAATGCTTCAAGATTTTAACTCGGTCA
This portion of the Salvia splendens isolate huo1 chromosome 10, SspV2, whole genome shotgun sequence genome encodes:
- the LOC121752370 gene encoding V-type proton ATPase subunit H-like isoform X2, whose protein sequence is MPSDRGELSSDEVLRRDIPWETYMTTKLITGTGLQLLRRYDKKPEAYKAQLLDDDGQSYVRVFVSILRDIFKEETVEYVLALIDEMLSANSKRARLFHDELLSNVDIYEPFLRLLWKGNWFIQEKSCKILSMIVSERPTAHETATSNGASNSKKEITTTDEVFKGLIEWLSTQLKKPSHPTRSVPTAISSLSALLKESSARSLFVQEDGVKLLIPLITPVSNQQSIQLLYETCFCVWVLSYYEPAIEYLATSRSLPRLIEVVKGSTKEKVVRVVVLTLINLLNKGTFGAQMIDLELPQVVLNLKGQAWSDEDLIEALNQLEQGLKDNIKKLSSFEKYKQEVLLGHLDWSPMHKDPIFWRENITSFEEHDFQVLRVLITILDTSNDPRTLAVTCYDLSQFIQCHPAGRVIVNDLKAKGRVMKLMNHGNTEVTKNALLCIQRLFLGAKYASFLQV
- the LOC121752370 gene encoding V-type proton ATPase subunit H-like isoform X1, with the protein product MPSDRGELSSDEVLRRDIPWETYMTTKLITGTGLQLLRRYDKKPEAYKAQLLDDDGQSYVRVFVSILRDIFKEETVEYVLALIDEMLSANSKRARLFHDELLSNVDIYEPFLRLLWKGNWFIQEKSCKILSMIVSSSERPTAHETATSNGASNSKKEITTTDEVFKGLIEWLSTQLKKPSHPTRSVPTAISSLSALLKESSARSLFVQEDGVKLLIPLITPVSNQQSIQLLYETCFCVWVLSYYEPAIEYLATSRSLPRLIEVVKGSTKEKVVRVVVLTLINLLNKGTFGAQMIDLELPQVVLNLKGQAWSDEDLIEALNQLEQGLKDNIKKLSSFEKYKQEVLLGHLDWSPMHKDPIFWRENITSFEEHDFQVLRVLITILDTSNDPRTLAVTCYDLSQFIQCHPAGRVIVNDLKAKGRVMKLMNHGNTEVTKNALLCIQRLFLGAKYASFLQV